The following proteins are co-located in the Polymorphospora rubra genome:
- a CDS encoding glycerophosphodiester phosphodiesterase: protein MNGPLVFAHRGSSAVLPEHTLAAYLRAIEEGADGVECDVRLTRDGHLVCVHDRRLDRTSNGTGRVSARTLAELDELDFGSWHTAATSDDEVTDIPADPSRTRLLTLDRLLDALRDAGRPVRLLVETKHPSRRGATVERTLVAMLRERGLLAPGPDDPVQVTVMSFSPLAVRRIRELAPGLPTVLLLEMLPPGLRVGRLPFGARIAGPGIGLIRARPHLVPKLRAAGNRIFVWTVNEPDDLDLVIGHGVDGIITDRPALVLQRLGR, encoded by the coding sequence GTGAACGGGCCGTTGGTCTTCGCGCACCGGGGCTCCTCGGCGGTGCTGCCCGAGCACACTCTCGCGGCCTACCTGCGCGCGATCGAGGAAGGCGCCGACGGCGTCGAGTGCGACGTACGGCTCACCCGCGACGGGCACCTCGTCTGCGTGCACGACCGACGGCTGGACCGCACCAGCAACGGCACCGGTCGGGTGAGCGCGCGTACGCTCGCCGAACTCGACGAGCTCGACTTCGGGTCCTGGCACACCGCGGCGACCTCGGACGACGAGGTCACCGACATTCCCGCCGACCCGTCCCGGACCCGGCTGCTCACCCTCGACCGGCTGCTCGACGCGTTGCGTGACGCCGGGCGCCCGGTCCGGCTGCTGGTCGAGACGAAGCACCCGTCCCGGCGTGGTGCGACGGTCGAACGAACCTTGGTGGCGATGCTGCGTGAGCGCGGACTGCTCGCCCCCGGCCCGGACGACCCGGTCCAGGTCACGGTGATGTCGTTCTCGCCGCTGGCGGTACGCCGGATCCGCGAACTCGCGCCGGGGCTGCCGACCGTACTGCTGCTCGAGATGCTGCCGCCGGGGCTGCGCGTCGGCCGGCTGCCGTTCGGCGCCCGGATCGCCGGACCGGGCATCGGCCTGATCCGGGCCCGGCCGCACCTCGTACCCAAGCTGCGGGCGGCCGGCAACCGGATCTTCGTGTGGACGGTGAACGAGCCGGACGATCTCGACCTGGTCATCGGCCACGGGGTGGACGGGATCATCACCGATCGGCCGGCCCTCGTGCTCCAGCGGCTCGGACGCTGA
- a CDS encoding rhodanese-like domain-containing protein — translation MFGRQIPSVAVAQIADDAYVLDVREPDEWSAGHAPGAHHIPMMEIPARLSEVPTEGDVVVICRSGGRSGQVVGYLMSNGWDNVRNVAGGMHDWAAAGRPVVSTDGQPARVL, via the coding sequence GTGTTCGGACGCCAGATCCCCTCCGTGGCCGTGGCCCAGATCGCCGACGACGCCTACGTGCTCGACGTACGCGAACCCGACGAGTGGTCGGCCGGCCATGCGCCCGGTGCCCACCACATCCCGATGATGGAGATCCCGGCCCGCCTCTCCGAGGTGCCCACCGAGGGCGACGTGGTCGTCATCTGCCGTTCCGGCGGCCGGTCCGGGCAGGTCGTCGGCTATCTGATGAGCAACGGCTGGGACAACGTACGCAACGTCGCGGGCGGAATGCACGACTGGGCCGCCGCCGGCCGGCCGGTCGTCAGCACGGACGGGCAGCCGGCCCGGGTGCTGTGA
- a CDS encoding PAS domain-containing protein, with product MAHVELELTEALTPSSRTPAELAVDDSLRLWSATVSHAAEPCLVIDLETTITAVSRSCCDLLGLGTPAETVGLALLDGRLRLVDFTAARGELTETEIDKIPPLLALTSGRLARGLLRVQSDSSGENVATVDAIATPLSVGGAVAGSLTFFSPV from the coding sequence GTGGCACACGTCGAGCTCGAGCTGACCGAGGCGTTGACGCCATCCAGCCGCACACCGGCCGAGCTGGCGGTCGACGACAGTCTCCGGCTCTGGTCGGCGACCGTGTCGCACGCGGCAGAACCGTGCCTGGTCATCGACCTGGAAACGACCATCACCGCCGTCTCCAGGTCGTGTTGCGACCTGCTCGGGCTCGGCACACCGGCCGAGACGGTCGGGCTCGCGCTGCTCGACGGCAGGCTGCGACTGGTCGACTTCACCGCGGCCCGGGGTGAGCTGACCGAGACCGAGATCGACAAGATCCCGCCGCTGCTCGCGCTGACCTCCGGCCGGCTGGCCCGTGGTCTGCTGCGCGTGCAGTCCGACAGCTCGGGCGAGAACGTCGCGACCGTCGACGCGATCGCGACTCCACTGTCGGTCGGCGGAGCGGTCGCCGGTTCACTCACCTTCTTCTCGCCGGTCTGA
- a CDS encoding LCP family protein produces MVLAGAGLTGLRSLADRYGNSVTTEQLLAPDARGDRAGVTGPLNYLLIGSDLRASNPGAGQRADSIVIVHIPAGLNRAYLVSVPRDLLVQIPADPAAGYTGGTDRINAAFQFGNAGATGAKLLSATVTLLTGVRFDGAAILDFSGFRRVIDLIGGVQMCVDTEVRSIHTGHVFTTGCHQMDGARALDYVRQRYDLPNGDYDRQRHQQQLLKAVLQKVDLGDLVAQPVRLDQFIRAVGSSFTVDTSGVPVEDLAFALRGLRPEALLGVQMPTHAQDVAGSSYSMLDPAADSLFRALRQAQVPDWTTVNPAWVNRL; encoded by the coding sequence CTGGTCCTCGCCGGGGCCGGGCTGACCGGGCTACGCAGCCTCGCCGACCGGTACGGCAACTCGGTGACGACGGAGCAGCTCCTCGCCCCCGACGCCCGCGGCGACCGGGCCGGCGTCACGGGTCCCCTCAACTACCTGCTCATCGGCTCCGACCTACGTGCCTCCAACCCGGGTGCCGGGCAGCGCGCCGACTCGATCGTCATCGTCCACATCCCGGCCGGGCTGAACCGGGCCTACCTCGTCTCGGTGCCCCGCGACCTGCTCGTCCAGATCCCGGCCGACCCGGCCGCCGGCTACACCGGCGGGACCGACCGGATCAACGCGGCCTTCCAGTTCGGCAACGCCGGCGCGACCGGGGCCAAACTCCTCTCCGCCACGGTCACCCTGCTCACCGGAGTACGGTTCGACGGCGCCGCGATCCTCGACTTCTCCGGGTTCCGTCGGGTCATCGACCTGATCGGCGGGGTGCAGATGTGCGTCGACACCGAGGTGCGGTCGATCCACACGGGGCACGTTTTCACCACCGGCTGCCACCAGATGGACGGCGCGCGGGCACTCGACTACGTACGCCAGCGCTACGACCTGCCGAACGGGGACTACGACCGGCAGCGCCACCAGCAGCAGCTGTTGAAGGCGGTGCTGCAGAAGGTCGATCTCGGCGACCTGGTCGCCCAGCCGGTCCGGCTCGACCAGTTCATCCGGGCGGTCGGGTCCTCGTTCACGGTCGACACCAGCGGGGTACCGGTCGAGGACCTGGCGTTCGCGCTCCGTGGCCTGCGCCCCGAGGCCCTGCTCGGGGTGCAGATGCCGACGCACGCGCAGGACGTGGCCGGATCGTCGTACTCGATGCTCGACCCGGCCGCCGACTCGCTCTTCCGCGCCCTGCGCCAGGCCCAGGTGCCGGACTGGACGACGGTCAATCCGGCCTGGGTCAACCGCCTCTAG
- a CDS encoding LCP family protein — protein MAARTSPHDGSYRRTSMPRSGSSGSGRIAGRAQVGAQPGRASYGGSGGGPRPPVGPGGTVRSGRRGPRPRWGRIALVAGLAVLVLGLLGAGGMWVYASSLEDDLDRTDAFSKITGARPESVTGALNILMVGTDSRDPDAPLDQPGEWRADTVIIMHIPASHDRAYLVSIPRDLYVPIPEDAGAACGTGQRAKINAAFAWGGLPLAVHTVECFTDVRMDHVMAVDFGGFKEVTDALGGVELYVEQDTTSIHKPFRKFTKGTNHMNGTEALDWIRQRKQFPDGDFARMRHQQEFLRALMDKAVSTGTLTNPKKMNDFLKATTAAVTVDEGFSLVDMAVKFRNLRGDNLEFMTSPHNGSDTINGESVVVSDREKALAMYQAMAADKMAAWVQVNASPSPSTDTGG, from the coding sequence ATGGCAGCCAGGACGTCTCCCCACGATGGCTCATACCGCCGGACATCGATGCCCCGGAGCGGCTCCAGCGGGTCGGGCCGGATCGCCGGCCGCGCCCAGGTCGGTGCCCAGCCCGGCCGCGCGTCGTACGGCGGCTCCGGCGGCGGTCCACGCCCGCCCGTCGGCCCCGGTGGCACGGTCCGGTCCGGCCGGCGCGGTCCCCGTCCGAGATGGGGGCGGATCGCACTGGTGGCCGGACTCGCGGTGCTGGTCCTCGGCCTGCTGGGGGCCGGCGGCATGTGGGTGTACGCGAGCAGCCTGGAAGACGACCTCGACCGCACCGACGCGTTCTCGAAGATCACCGGGGCGCGGCCGGAGTCGGTCACCGGCGCGCTCAACATCCTGATGGTCGGCACCGACTCCCGCGATCCCGACGCCCCGTTGGACCAGCCCGGTGAGTGGCGCGCCGACACGGTGATCATCATGCACATCCCGGCCTCACACGACCGGGCCTACCTGGTCTCCATTCCGCGGGACCTCTACGTGCCGATCCCGGAGGACGCCGGCGCAGCGTGCGGGACGGGTCAGCGGGCGAAGATCAACGCGGCGTTCGCGTGGGGCGGGCTGCCGCTTGCCGTACACACCGTGGAGTGCTTCACCGACGTGCGGATGGACCACGTCATGGCCGTCGACTTCGGCGGCTTCAAGGAGGTCACCGACGCGCTCGGTGGCGTGGAACTGTACGTCGAGCAGGACACCACGTCGATCCACAAGCCGTTCCGGAAGTTCACCAAGGGCACGAACCACATGAACGGCACCGAGGCGCTCGACTGGATCCGGCAGCGCAAGCAGTTCCCGGACGGCGACTTCGCCCGGATGCGCCACCAGCAGGAGTTCCTGCGGGCGCTGATGGACAAGGCGGTGAGCACGGGCACCCTGACCAATCCGAAGAAGATGAACGACTTCCTCAAGGCGACCACGGCCGCGGTCACCGTCGACGAGGGGTTCTCGCTGGTCGACATGGCCGTCAAGTTCCGCAACCTGCGCGGCGACAACCTGGAGTTCATGACCAGCCCGCACAACGGCAGCGACACCATCAACGGCGAGTCGGTGGTCGTTTCGGACCGGGAGAAGGCGCTCGCGATGTACCAGGCGATGGCGGCCGACAAGATGGCCGCCTGGGTCCAGGTGAACGCGTCGCCGTCGCCGTCGACCGACACCGGCGGCTGA
- a CDS encoding LCP family protein encodes MIVGAFLMMASGGAIVGSKVLIDQATSNIAQDDLLGMAGSNDGGGNDLDGPINMLLLGVDIRSGQEKSDTRADTIIILHIPATHDQAYLISIPRDTEVTAPAFPKSGFGGGTGKITDMFQAGAQKGDWSGGAQLLAQTIKNFSGITFNGAAIIDFSGFKSIIDALGSVRMCVDQEVESIHMLTRERDGYPVYISDKARHSGEKLNPVVYKKGCREMKGWEALDFSRQRYGLDNGDYDRQKNQQQLVKAMAKKAMDSGAMTNPMKINELMKAAGEAFILDTGGTPIADFVFTLRGVAANDMVMLRTNGGTFSGNDAGREVLQPISLEMFEAVKNDRLAEFVMNNPTVMANNKS; translated from the coding sequence GTGATCGTGGGCGCGTTCCTGATGATGGCCAGCGGGGGGGCCATCGTGGGCAGCAAGGTCCTCATCGACCAGGCGACCAGCAACATCGCCCAGGACGACCTGCTGGGCATGGCCGGCTCGAACGACGGGGGCGGCAACGACCTGGACGGGCCGATCAACATGCTGCTGCTCGGCGTGGACATCCGCAGCGGCCAGGAGAAGAGCGACACCCGGGCCGACACGATCATCATCCTGCACATCCCGGCCACCCACGACCAGGCATACCTGATCTCCATCCCCCGCGACACCGAGGTGACGGCACCGGCGTTCCCGAAGAGCGGCTTCGGCGGTGGCACCGGGAAGATCACCGACATGTTCCAGGCGGGCGCCCAGAAGGGCGACTGGTCCGGCGGCGCGCAGTTGTTGGCCCAGACCATCAAGAACTTCAGCGGCATCACCTTCAACGGCGCCGCGATCATCGACTTCAGCGGCTTCAAGAGCATCATCGACGCGCTCGGCAGCGTACGGATGTGTGTCGACCAGGAGGTCGAGTCGATCCACATGCTGACCCGGGAGCGGGACGGCTACCCGGTCTACATCTCCGACAAGGCCCGGCACTCCGGAGAGAAGCTCAATCCGGTGGTCTACAAGAAGGGCTGCCGGGAGATGAAGGGCTGGGAGGCGCTGGACTTCTCCCGGCAGCGCTACGGCCTGGACAACGGTGACTACGACCGGCAGAAGAACCAGCAGCAGCTGGTGAAGGCGATGGCGAAGAAGGCCATGGACAGCGGCGCCATGACCAACCCGATGAAGATCAACGAGTTGATGAAGGCGGCCGGTGAGGCGTTCATCCTCGACACCGGGGGCACGCCGATCGCCGACTTCGTCTTCACCCTGCGCGGCGTCGCGGCCAACGACATGGTGATGCTGCGTACCAACGGCGGCACGTTCAGCGGCAACGACGCCGGCCGCGAGGTGCTCCAGCCGATCAGCCTCGAGATGTTCGAGGCGGTCAAGAACGACCGGCTCGCCGAGTTCGTCATGAACAACCCGACCGTGATGGCGAACAACAAGTCCTAG
- a CDS encoding ACT domain-containing protein, translating to MLDLDLLPDEYAVCRLPAGSSLPADLVGGPDGGVVSVTWTADEVSIICRADLVPAEATAETPWRCFRVVGPLDLALTGILASLVTPLADARVNILAFSTYDTDYLLVPSVRLAEALATLTHTGHRIAT from the coding sequence ATGCTGGACCTGGACCTGCTGCCGGACGAATACGCGGTGTGTCGGTTGCCGGCCGGGTCATCGCTGCCTGCCGATCTGGTCGGCGGGCCGGACGGCGGCGTCGTGTCGGTGACCTGGACCGCCGACGAGGTTTCCATCATCTGCCGGGCAGACCTGGTGCCGGCCGAGGCGACCGCCGAGACCCCGTGGCGCTGCTTCCGGGTCGTCGGCCCGCTCGATCTCGCGCTGACCGGGATCCTCGCGTCCCTGGTCACCCCGCTGGCCGACGCCCGGGTCAACATCCTCGCCTTCTCGACGTACGACACCGACTACCTGCTGGTGCCGTCCGTACGGCTCGCCGAGGCGCTGGCCACGCTCACCCACACCGGACACCGCATCGCAACCTGA
- a CDS encoding arginine deiminase, with the protein MVTHYVDSEVGRLSTVLLHRPGRELARLTPRNNDDLLFDAIPWVGRAQEEHDAFAAALRARGVEVLYVAELLAETLAVPAARAELTEIILADRRLGDTLSRRVSDHLAYLDPTGLADILIAGLARHELRTSWDRPGGLVHTLMDEHDFVIDPLPNLLFTRDSSVWVRDHAAVTSLAMRARRRETTLLDTIYRHHPRFGGTRFAYEPGLEPLEGGDLLLLGPGVIAIGVGERTTPAGAERLARRVFAAGLAHTILVVPIAQERATMHLDTVCTMVDVDAVLMYPAIADTLVAYTVIAGPDGEPQVDGPAPFLRAAADAMDIDTLRVIDTGLDPVTAEREQWDDGNNTLAIAARLCVAYERNIETNAQLERAGIEVIRIPGSELGSGRGGPRCMSCPIVRSPLALPAGSAG; encoded by the coding sequence ATTGTGACCCATTACGTCGACAGTGAGGTTGGGCGGCTGAGCACCGTCCTGTTGCATCGGCCCGGCCGCGAACTCGCCCGGCTGACCCCGCGGAACAACGATGACCTGCTGTTTGACGCCATACCGTGGGTTGGTCGCGCCCAGGAGGAGCACGACGCCTTCGCGGCGGCGCTGCGCGCCCGCGGCGTAGAAGTGCTGTATGTCGCAGAATTGCTCGCTGAGACACTGGCCGTGCCGGCGGCCCGAGCTGAGCTGACGGAGATCATACTCGCCGATCGGCGGCTCGGCGACACCCTGAGTCGAAGAGTTTCCGACCATCTGGCGTACCTTGATCCGACCGGGCTCGCCGACATCCTCATCGCCGGACTCGCCCGGCACGAGCTGCGGACCAGTTGGGACCGGCCGGGCGGCCTCGTCCACACCCTCATGGACGAACACGACTTCGTGATCGATCCGCTTCCCAACCTGCTGTTCACCCGTGACTCGTCGGTCTGGGTCCGCGACCACGCCGCGGTCACCAGCCTGGCCATGCGCGCCCGGCGCCGGGAGACCACCCTGCTCGACACCATCTACCGGCATCATCCACGCTTCGGCGGGACGCGGTTCGCGTACGAGCCCGGGCTGGAACCGCTCGAGGGCGGCGACCTGCTCCTGCTCGGCCCCGGCGTCATCGCGATCGGAGTCGGCGAACGGACCACGCCCGCGGGCGCCGAACGGCTGGCCCGCCGGGTCTTCGCCGCCGGGCTGGCCCACACCATCCTGGTCGTGCCGATCGCGCAGGAGCGCGCCACCATGCACCTCGACACGGTCTGCACCATGGTCGACGTCGACGCCGTCCTGATGTATCCCGCCATCGCCGACACCCTGGTCGCCTACACGGTGATCGCCGGCCCGGACGGTGAACCGCAGGTCGACGGGCCGGCCCCCTTCCTGCGGGCCGCCGCCGACGCGATGGACATCGACACGCTGCGGGTGATCGACACCGGACTCGACCCGGTCACCGCCGAACGCGAACAGTGGGACGACGGCAACAACACCCTGGCCATCGCCGCCCGGCTGTGTGTGGCGTACGAGCGCAACATCGAGACCAACGCGCAGCTCGAGCGGGCCGGGATCGAGGTCATCCGGATCCCCGGCTCGGAGCTGGGCTCCGGCCGGGGCGGTCCGCGATGCATGTCGTGCCCGATCGTCCGGTCACCGCTCGCCCTGCCGGCCGGGTCGGCAGGCTGA
- a CDS encoding NAD-dependent epimerase/dehydratase family protein — MVVAQRYGQGNRILVTGGAGFMPSHLIDALLARGCTVVAVDNFVTGSKNNVAHLAENPLFTLVEADVSDGLPVHHPAVADRFDAIMHMASPASPKDFATLPIEILRVGSLATIHLLERAVTDGARFIMASTSEAYGDPLVHPQPESYWGNVNPVGIRSVYDEAKRFAEATTMAYHRYRGADVGIVRIFNTYGPRMRPDDGRAIPTFITQALRGEPITVHGTGTQTRSICYVDDLVKGILLLLDSTETGPINCGTEHEVTMRDLAELIVSLTGSASTVTYLTRTADDPEMRRPDLTLARERLGYTPSVPPEDGLRRTIAHFSGQMS, encoded by the coding sequence ATGGTGGTAGCTCAACGTTACGGACAAGGTAACCGGATCCTGGTCACCGGCGGTGCGGGCTTCATGCCGTCCCATCTCATCGATGCGCTGTTGGCCCGGGGTTGCACGGTCGTCGCGGTCGACAACTTCGTGACCGGTTCCAAGAACAACGTCGCCCACCTGGCCGAGAACCCGCTGTTCACACTGGTGGAGGCCGATGTCTCGGACGGCCTTCCGGTGCACCACCCGGCCGTCGCCGACCGGTTCGACGCGATCATGCACATGGCGTCGCCGGCCAGCCCGAAGGACTTCGCCACGCTGCCGATCGAAATTCTGCGGGTCGGTTCGCTGGCCACGATCCACCTGCTGGAGCGGGCCGTCACCGACGGTGCCCGGTTCATCATGGCGTCGACGTCCGAGGCGTACGGCGACCCGCTGGTCCACCCGCAGCCGGAGTCGTACTGGGGCAACGTCAACCCGGTCGGCATCCGCAGCGTCTACGACGAGGCCAAGCGGTTCGCCGAGGCCACGACGATGGCCTACCACCGCTACCGGGGCGCCGACGTCGGGATCGTACGGATCTTCAACACCTACGGTCCGCGGATGCGGCCGGACGACGGCCGGGCGATCCCGACGTTCATCACCCAGGCGCTGCGTGGTGAGCCGATCACGGTGCACGGCACCGGCACCCAGACCCGGTCGATCTGCTACGTCGACGACCTCGTCAAGGGCATCCTGCTGCTGCTCGACTCGACCGAGACCGGGCCGATCAACTGCGGCACCGAGCACGAGGTCACGATGCGGGACCTGGCGGAGCTGATCGTGTCGCTGACCGGCAGTGCCTCGACGGTCACCTACCTGACCCGCACCGCCGACGACCCGGAGATGCGCCGGCCCGATCTGACCCTGGCCCGGGAACGGCTCGGTTATACCCCGTCCGTACCGCCCGAGGACGGTCTGCGACGCACGATCGCCCACTTCAGTGGCCAGATGAGCTGA
- a CDS encoding solute symporter family protein: MAAEAGNSTARTLTITLFLVFVAVTLGITVWASRQTKTATDFYAGGRSFSGFQNGMAIGGDYMSAASFLGIAGMIALYGYDGFLYSIGFLVAWLVALLLVAELLRNSGRYTMADVLAFRMRQRPVRTAAAVSTITVSIFYLLAQMVGAGALVALLLGIRPGTTFLGMDADTAKVATIILVGALMIIYVTVGGMKGTTYVQIVKAFLLMGGALIMTLLVLAHYKFNLSALLGDAAATSGKGNAFLEPGLRYGVEVAGNATQTFYNKMDLLSLGIALVLGTAGLPHILIRFYTVPTAKAARKSVLWAIGIIGTFYLFTLALGFGAAALVGGEAITAQDAAGNTAAPQLAQALGVDFFGGELGGAAMLAVIAAVAFATILAVVAGLTLASSSSLAHDFYANVLKRGEASERQEVRVARISAFVIGAVSIVLSIFAQNLNVAFLVALAFAVAASGNLPAILYSLFWKRFNTSGAVWSIYGGLIAAVVLVFFSPVVSGAPSSMFPDADWQWFPLSNPGIISIPLGFLAGWIGTVVSKERDEDKYAELEVRSLTGHGAH; this comes from the coding sequence CTGGCCGCCGAGGCCGGGAACAGCACCGCCCGGACCCTGACCATCACACTCTTCCTGGTGTTCGTGGCGGTGACGCTGGGCATCACCGTCTGGGCCAGCCGGCAGACCAAGACCGCGACCGACTTCTACGCCGGTGGGCGGTCGTTCTCCGGGTTCCAGAACGGCATGGCGATCGGCGGCGACTACATGTCGGCGGCGTCGTTCCTCGGCATCGCCGGCATGATCGCGCTGTACGGCTACGACGGCTTCCTCTACTCGATCGGCTTCCTGGTCGCCTGGCTGGTGGCCCTGCTGCTGGTGGCCGAGTTGCTACGGAACTCGGGCCGCTACACGATGGCCGACGTCCTGGCGTTCCGGATGCGGCAGCGTCCGGTGCGGACCGCCGCGGCGGTCTCCACGATCACCGTGTCGATCTTCTACCTGTTGGCCCAGATGGTCGGCGCGGGCGCCCTGGTGGCGCTGCTGCTCGGCATCCGGCCCGGCACGACGTTCCTCGGCATGGACGCCGACACCGCGAAGGTCGCCACGATCATCCTGGTCGGCGCGCTGATGATCATCTACGTGACGGTTGGGGGCATGAAGGGCACCACCTACGTCCAGATCGTCAAGGCGTTCCTGCTGATGGGCGGCGCCCTGATCATGACGCTGCTGGTGCTGGCCCACTACAAGTTCAACCTGTCGGCGCTGCTCGGTGACGCGGCGGCCACCTCCGGCAAGGGCAACGCGTTCCTCGAACCAGGACTACGGTACGGCGTCGAGGTCGCCGGCAACGCGACACAGACCTTCTACAACAAGATGGACCTGCTGTCGCTGGGTATCGCGCTGGTGCTCGGCACCGCCGGCCTGCCGCACATCCTGATCCGCTTCTACACCGTGCCGACGGCCAAGGCGGCCCGCAAGAGCGTGCTCTGGGCGATCGGCATCATCGGCACCTTCTACCTCTTCACCCTGGCCCTGGGCTTCGGCGCGGCGGCGCTGGTCGGCGGCGAGGCGATCACCGCCCAGGACGCGGCCGGCAACACCGCGGCACCACAGCTCGCCCAGGCCCTCGGCGTCGACTTCTTCGGCGGCGAACTCGGCGGCGCGGCCATGCTCGCGGTGATCGCCGCGGTCGCGTTCGCCACCATCCTCGCGGTGGTGGCCGGGCTGACCCTGGCCTCGTCGTCCAGCCTGGCCCACGACTTCTACGCCAACGTGCTCAAGCGCGGCGAGGCGTCGGAGCGCCAGGAGGTACGGGTGGCCCGGATCTCCGCCTTCGTGATCGGCGCGGTCTCCATCGTGTTGTCGATCTTCGCGCAGAACCTCAACGTGGCGTTCCTGGTGGCGCTGGCCTTCGCGGTCGCCGCGTCCGGCAACCTGCCCGCGATCCTCTACAGCCTGTTCTGGAAGCGGTTCAACACCTCCGGCGCGGTCTGGTCGATCTACGGCGGTCTGATCGCCGCGGTGGTGCTGGTCTTCTTCTCCCCGGTGGTGTCCGGTGCCCCGTCGTCGATGTTCCCCGACGCCGACTGGCAGTGGTTCCCGCTGTCCAACCCGGGCATCATCTCGATCCCGCTCGGCTTCCTCGCCGGCTGGATCGGCACGGTGGTCTCCAAGGAACGCGACGAGGACAAGTACGCCGAACTGGAGGTCCGGTCGCTCACCGGACACGGCGCGCACTGA
- a CDS encoding ATP-binding protein: MALAERSWCVVVPHHSGGARIARHRLAAELTDAVPPELLSDAVAVVAELVGNAVRHADPLPGGVVRVSWRLRPGIDSDIVEVRVTDGGAAAPPTLRTVGPESLDGRGLCIVAALSGRWGVERDGLGQSVWAELS; this comes from the coding sequence ATGGCGTTGGCCGAACGATCCTGGTGCGTGGTCGTTCCTCACCACAGCGGAGGAGCCCGTATCGCCCGGCACCGGCTCGCGGCGGAGCTGACCGACGCCGTACCGCCGGAGCTGCTCTCCGATGCCGTCGCCGTGGTGGCCGAGCTGGTGGGCAACGCCGTACGGCACGCCGACCCGCTGCCCGGCGGGGTCGTCCGGGTGTCGTGGCGGCTGCGGCCCGGGATCGACTCCGACATCGTCGAGGTACGGGTGACCGACGGCGGGGCGGCGGCGCCCCCGACGCTGCGTACGGTCGGTCCGGAGTCGCTCGACGGCCGTGGCCTGTGCATCGTGGCGGCGCTGTCCGGCCGCTGGGGTGTGGAACGCGACGGACTGGGGCAGAGCGTGTGGGCGGAGCTGTCGTAG
- a CDS encoding DUF485 domain-containing protein has product MSTDTPAPTASTPDRYVVVQRSDEFAGLRKALRGFVFPMTVAFFLWYALYVILSAYARDFMGTRLFGNINIALLFGLLQFVTTFLIAWLYSRYAARRVDPIAERIHANLEGKGDKE; this is encoded by the coding sequence ATGAGTACGGATACTCCCGCGCCGACCGCGTCCACACCGGACCGGTACGTCGTCGTACAGCGGTCGGACGAGTTCGCCGGGCTGCGCAAGGCGTTGCGCGGCTTCGTCTTTCCGATGACCGTCGCGTTCTTCCTCTGGTACGCGCTCTACGTGATCCTCTCCGCGTACGCGCGGGACTTCATGGGCACGCGCCTGTTCGGCAACATCAACATCGCGCTCCTCTTCGGCCTGCTCCAGTTCGTCACCACGTTCCTGATCGCGTGGCTCTACTCCCGGTACGCCGCCCGCCGGGTCGATCCCATCGCCGAACGGATCCACGCCAACCTCGAAGGGAAGGGTGACAAGGAGTGA